The proteins below are encoded in one region of bacterium:
- the rpsA gene encoding 30S ribosomal protein S1, with the protein MQEPTNPTPEEAIQAFTEVAPPPPVIRDEVRFRGRKVKPAELPEARTEQRDETSDLASLYEKMIMEFKEGEIVKGKIIAIGDKDISVDIGFKSEGTVAIDEFNPGETFKIGDDIEVFLDRVEDAEGQLLLSKKKADFLKIWERIGAIYRDEEITKGRIVRRIKGGFVVDLMTVDAFLPGSQIDVHPVRDFDALVGQEMDFRIVKLNDARKNIVVSHKIIVEKSLQGIREKVLSELKVGDVMEGTVKNITDFGVFVDLGGVDGLLHITDLSWGRVSHPSEVVQLDQRITVKVLDYDKERQRISIGLKQLQPHPWEGVETKYPVGAKVRGKIVSIARYGAFVELEKGLEGLVHISEMSWTQHVKHPSALLSVGDEIDVIVLNIDKENRKISLGLKQVEPDPWENLEAKYAVGSRHRGRVRDLVPFGAFIELEDGIDGLVHISDLSWTRRVRHPGEILKKGEEVEVVVLGFDRNERRIALGLKQAQANPWEEFERTYSVGTQTTGKVARILEKGVVVELPREVEGFVPNSQLKRVTRGGKQAVSVGDELQLEVIEFDRESKKIILAAQAPAGADVEATESEDESYKQYIVGSDTDATDVSTNEAAPDMSAGEPGPETGAADAPEQPEA; encoded by the coding sequence ATGCAAGAACCTACTAACCCCACTCCCGAAGAAGCCATTCAGGCGTTTACCGAAGTCGCTCCGCCTCCGCCCGTGATCCGCGATGAAGTTCGCTTCCGCGGCCGCAAGGTGAAGCCCGCTGAGTTGCCTGAAGCCCGCACCGAACAGCGCGATGAGACCTCCGACCTTGCATCGCTCTATGAGAAGATGATCATGGAGTTCAAGGAAGGCGAGATCGTCAAGGGCAAGATTATCGCCATAGGCGACAAGGACATCTCGGTGGACATCGGCTTCAAGTCCGAAGGGACCGTGGCTATTGATGAATTCAACCCCGGCGAGACGTTCAAGATCGGCGACGATATTGAAGTATTCCTCGACCGCGTGGAAGATGCAGAAGGACAGTTGCTGCTTTCCAAGAAGAAAGCGGACTTCCTTAAGATCTGGGAACGGATCGGCGCAATCTACCGCGACGAAGAGATCACCAAGGGCCGTATTGTGCGGCGCATCAAGGGTGGTTTTGTCGTCGACCTGATGACCGTGGACGCCTTCCTGCCCGGTTCGCAAATCGACGTACACCCGGTGCGTGATTTCGATGCGCTCGTCGGCCAGGAAATGGACTTCCGCATTGTGAAGCTCAACGATGCCCGTAAGAACATCGTCGTGTCGCACAAGATCATCGTCGAGAAGAGCCTGCAGGGCATCCGTGAGAAGGTGCTTTCCGAACTCAAGGTCGGCGATGTGATGGAAGGTACCGTCAAGAACATCACCGATTTCGGCGTGTTCGTGGACCTCGGCGGCGTGGACGGCCTGTTGCATATTACCGATCTGTCCTGGGGACGCGTCAGCCATCCGTCCGAAGTCGTGCAGCTTGACCAGCGAATCACGGTCAAGGTGCTGGACTATGACAAGGAGCGCCAGCGTATCTCCATCGGCCTCAAGCAGCTTCAGCCGCATCCGTGGGAAGGTGTCGAGACCAAGTACCCGGTGGGCGCGAAGGTGCGCGGCAAGATCGTCTCTATCGCGCGTTACGGCGCGTTTGTGGAACTCGAGAAGGGCCTCGAAGGCCTTGTCCATATCAGCGAGATGAGCTGGACGCAGCACGTCAAGCACCCGTCGGCTTTGCTGTCGGTGGGCGACGAAATCGACGTGATCGTTCTGAACATTGACAAGGAAAATCGCAAGATCTCGCTCGGCCTCAAGCAGGTTGAGCCGGATCCGTGGGAAAACCTTGAAGCCAAGTACGCGGTAGGCTCACGTCATCGTGGCCGTGTACGCGATCTCGTTCCGTTCGGAGCATTCATCGAACTCGAAGATGGCATCGATGGTCTGGTCCATATTTCCGATCTGTCCTGGACGCGCCGCGTGCGGCATCCGGGCGAGATCCTGAAGAAGGGCGAGGAAGTTGAAGTCGTCGTGCTCGGATTCGACCGCAACGAACGCCGTATCGCCCTCGGCCTGAAGCAGGCGCAGGCGAACCCGTGGGAAGAGTTCGAGCGCACCTATTCCGTGGGAACGCAGACGACCGGCAAGGTCGCCCGCATTCTGGAAAAGGGCGTCGTTGTGGAACTGCCCCGGGAAGTGGAAGGCTTCGTTCCCAACAGCCAGCTTAAGCGCGTGACCCGCGGCGGCAAGCAGGCCGTGTCCGTCGGCGACGAACTGCAACTCGAAGTGATCGAATTCGACCGCGAGTCGAAGAAGATCATCCTCGCGGCGCAGGCTCCTGCCGGTGCGGACGTGGAAGCGACCGAATCGGAAGACGAGAGCTATAAGCAGTACATCGTGGGCAGTGACACCGATGCGACGGATGTTTCCACGAATGAAGCGGCTCCCGACATGAGCGCCGGCGAACCGGGTCCGGAAACGGGCGCGGCCGACGCGCCCGAACAGCCCGAAGCGTAA
- a CDS encoding lysophospholipid acyltransferase family protein: MRAGYGIVSWLSRTAFRLLYGVAVRGLENVPRTGKVIFASNHRSDFDPPILGGFIPREVHFFAKEELFRNPLLGRFIRYLNAFPVRRGQFDRESLSKCLDVLKADGGLIFFPEGTRAPADGFLKAKLGLGWVVCLSDAPVVPVYIHGSTEMKPRFTRRPVMSLVFGTPVSPSELKSGELRGKDLYQQVSDRVLEILRDLSLATPGGKVTAKGPVYERTILKNERLR, encoded by the coding sequence ATGCGAGCGGGCTATGGAATCGTCTCGTGGCTCTCACGAACGGCCTTCCGGCTCCTCTACGGAGTCGCGGTGCGGGGACTCGAAAATGTTCCGCGCACGGGCAAAGTCATCTTTGCCTCGAACCACCGCAGCGATTTTGATCCGCCGATCCTCGGCGGGTTCATCCCGCGGGAAGTGCATTTCTTCGCCAAGGAAGAGTTGTTCCGCAATCCGCTTCTGGGCCGCTTCATCCGCTATTTGAATGCGTTTCCGGTGCGGCGCGGACAGTTCGACCGTGAGTCCCTGTCCAAATGCCTCGATGTCTTGAAAGCCGATGGCGGCCTGATCTTCTTTCCCGAAGGTACCCGCGCCCCTGCCGACGGATTCCTTAAGGCAAAGCTTGGCCTCGGCTGGGTTGTCTGCCTGTCGGACGCCCCGGTGGTTCCGGTGTACATTCACGGAAGCACGGAAATGAAACCGCGATTCACGCGGCGGCCTGTGATGAGCCTGGTGTTCGGAACCCCGGTTTCGCCGTCGGAACTCAAGAGCGGTGAACTGCGTGGGAAGGACCTTTACCAGCAGGTGTCCGACCGTGTGCTGGAGATCCTTCGAGACCTGTCCCTCGCAACGCCGGGCGGCAAGGTGACCGCCAAGGGCCCGGTATACGAGCGCACTATTCTGAAGAACGAACGTTTACGATAA
- the cmk gene encoding (d)CMP kinase: protein MSGPRGLIIAIDGVAGSGKSTTAKLVAKRLGYMHIDTGAMYRAVALKMLRVGLEPTDNGKIDDMLNSTHVGQKDTETQVHIFLDGRDVTEEIRTPEISLWVGPVSENPRVRTHLVRWQRELGQEGGVVLEGRDIGTVVFPDADLKVFMVADLKARAKRRRKEMLARGIEQSCAEVESALAARDERDSTREHSPLRKAPDAIELDTTDLTIGDQVDRVVALARKISISAPHP from the coding sequence GTGAGCGGACCGCGCGGACTCATTATCGCCATTGACGGAGTCGCCGGCTCCGGCAAGTCTACGACCGCGAAGCTTGTCGCCAAGCGGCTCGGCTACATGCACATCGATACCGGTGCCATGTACCGTGCGGTTGCGCTCAAGATGCTTCGCGTTGGTTTGGAGCCGACAGACAACGGCAAAATTGACGACATGTTGAATTCCACGCATGTCGGCCAAAAGGATACGGAGACGCAGGTCCACATTTTCCTTGACGGACGTGACGTCACAGAAGAAATCCGTACCCCGGAAATCTCTCTGTGGGTCGGCCCTGTATCGGAGAATCCGCGCGTGAGAACACACCTCGTGCGCTGGCAAAGGGAGCTGGGCCAGGAAGGCGGCGTCGTGCTCGAAGGCCGCGATATCGGCACGGTTGTCTTTCCGGACGCGGACCTGAAAGTATTCATGGTCGCCGATTTGAAGGCGCGTGCCAAGCGTCGCCGTAAAGAGATGCTGGCACGTGGGATTGAGCAAAGCTGTGCGGAAGTCGAATCCGCCTTGGCGGCCCGCGATGAACGGGATTCCACCCGTGAGCACAGTCCGCTGCGCAAGGCGCCGGATGCTATTGAACTGGATACCACGGATCTGACCATCGGCGACCAGGTCGACCGCGTGGTGGCGCTGGCCCGCAAGATCTCCATCAGCGCTCCGCATCCCTGA
- a CDS encoding short-chain dehydrogenase, with amino-acid sequence MVIHSLKQTEAEDACREMRAEFPGVQIVPAWGDIFVREEYKDMPRKEIMTRADLRREFIEDVFEKPVADRLGRFFLYKLIMEHKPDVIVDCVNSATGFAYQDIYSAYYDLKGVLNLKDQGLPPNDPFFETVERFCGTDYIPQLIRHIQVLADATMHAGVHTYVKVGTTGTGGMGFNIPYTHSEEKPSGQLLAKSSMGGAHSLLLFLMGRTPGCPYVKEIKPAAAIAWKKIAYGEIKRGGKPIPLFDCPTESAETLNGEFVRNKPDSGKALGENLKSVYIDTGENGIFSTDEFFTITAAEQMEFVTPEEISQAVLWEIEGGNSGMDVIGALDSVVMGPSYRAGILRGAALNEMRRLEKETNTSSVAFEMLGPPHLSKLLYEAYLLKLAYADPSTIPSEKPETVSQKMLQVIEQDKKLRATIISIGVPILLPDGKRILRGPEVKIPAYSGSNEISIENPALVDEWADKGWVDLRPSNVKRWQSRITAFFTTAGAGAPVDTSSAFPWERMVLGSGEDNFAGKIVTHIFIEEEKGRRIKS; translated from the coding sequence ATGGTAATCCATTCCCTGAAGCAGACGGAAGCGGAAGACGCTTGCCGCGAGATGCGCGCGGAATTTCCGGGTGTTCAGATCGTCCCCGCCTGGGGTGACATTTTTGTTCGTGAAGAGTACAAGGATATGCCGCGCAAGGAAATCATGACGCGCGCGGATTTACGGCGTGAGTTTATCGAGGACGTCTTCGAGAAGCCGGTTGCTGACCGCCTTGGCCGCTTCTTCCTTTACAAGCTGATCATGGAGCACAAGCCCGATGTCATCGTGGACTGTGTCAACTCCGCGACCGGGTTTGCCTATCAGGACATCTATTCGGCCTACTACGATCTGAAGGGCGTGCTTAATCTGAAGGATCAGGGCTTGCCGCCGAATGATCCGTTCTTTGAGACCGTCGAGCGCTTCTGCGGCACGGATTACATTCCGCAGCTCATCCGCCATATTCAGGTGCTGGCCGACGCGACGATGCATGCCGGTGTCCACACCTATGTGAAGGTCGGAACCACCGGTACCGGCGGCATGGGATTCAACATCCCCTACACCCATTCTGAAGAAAAGCCTTCGGGCCAGCTTCTGGCCAAGTCCTCGATGGGCGGCGCGCACAGCCTGCTGCTTTTCCTGATGGGCCGCACCCCCGGCTGTCCGTACGTCAAGGAGATTAAGCCTGCCGCGGCAATTGCCTGGAAGAAGATCGCCTACGGCGAAATCAAGCGCGGCGGCAAGCCGATTCCGTTGTTTGACTGCCCGACCGAGTCCGCGGAGACGCTCAACGGCGAGTTTGTCCGCAACAAGCCGGATTCCGGCAAGGCCTTGGGCGAGAATTTGAAGTCGGTGTACATTGACACCGGCGAGAACGGTATTTTTTCCACCGACGAATTCTTCACTATCACAGCAGCTGAACAGATGGAGTTTGTGACTCCCGAAGAGATCAGCCAGGCGGTGCTGTGGGAAATCGAAGGCGGCAACAGCGGCATGGATGTGATCGGCGCGCTGGACTCCGTGGTGATGGGCCCGTCCTATCGCGCGGGAATTCTGCGTGGCGCGGCGCTGAACGAGATGCGCCGTCTCGAAAAGGAGACTAATACCTCCAGCGTGGCCTTCGAAATGCTCGGCCCGCCGCACCTTTCCAAACTGCTGTATGAAGCCTATCTGCTGAAGCTGGCCTATGCCGATCCGTCCACCATTCCTTCCGAGAAGCCCGAAACGGTCTCACAGAAGATGTTGCAGGTGATCGAGCAGGATAAGAAACTGCGCGCGACGATTATTTCGATCGGCGTCCCCATTCTGCTTCCCGACGGCAAGCGGATTTTGCGTGGTCCCGAAGTCAAGATTCCGGCTTACTCCGGCAGCAATGAGATCTCGATTGAGAATCCGGCGCTGGTGGACGAATGGGCGGACAAGGGCTGGGTGGATCTGCGCCCGTCCAACGTGAAGCGCTGGCAGTCGCGGATTACCGCATTCTTTACCACTGCGGGCGCCGGCGCGCCGGTGGATACCTCGTCGGCATTCCCGTGGGAGCGCATGGTGCTCGGCAGCGGCGAAGATAATTTCGCGGGCAAGATCGTCACCCATATTTTCATCGAAGAAGAAAAGGGCAGGCGCATCAAGTCGTGA
- the scpB gene encoding SMC-Scp complex subunit ScpB — protein MVEDERRDEPEEPDLNDAPPRILYAPPEGEDPDKRFLLAATEALIFASTEPLTANQHAAALGDGVKGRLAEFVAELNAEYEQQGRAFEILAVAGGYQFFTRRDFSGVLRKLFMERARARLSRAALETLAVVAFRGPVTRAEIDEIRGVDSGGVLRTLLDRHLVAVRGRAKVIGRPLLYETTPEFLKHFGLSDLSELPRDSELLREWGQPRAIDESPVEEPPPADDGGEILELSLTNAQTNGRPDIPPVEETDSEKDIGHDVA, from the coding sequence ATGGTGGAAGACGAGAGAAGAGACGAGCCGGAGGAACCGGACCTGAACGACGCGCCGCCGCGCATTCTGTATGCGCCGCCGGAAGGTGAGGATCCGGATAAACGGTTTCTGCTTGCCGCCACCGAAGCGCTCATCTTTGCCAGCACCGAGCCGCTGACCGCCAACCAGCACGCGGCTGCTTTGGGTGACGGTGTCAAGGGCCGCCTGGCCGAGTTCGTCGCGGAATTGAACGCCGAGTACGAACAGCAGGGGCGGGCTTTCGAAATTCTGGCCGTGGCCGGCGGCTACCAGTTCTTCACGCGGCGAGACTTCTCCGGCGTGTTGCGCAAGTTGTTTATGGAGAGAGCGCGTGCGCGGTTGTCCCGCGCGGCTCTGGAGACTCTGGCTGTGGTCGCTTTTCGCGGCCCGGTAACGCGGGCGGAGATCGATGAAATCCGCGGCGTGGACTCCGGTGGCGTGCTGCGCACATTGTTGGACCGCCATCTGGTGGCGGTGAGAGGACGGGCGAAGGTGATCGGACGGCCATTGCTGTACGAAACCACGCCGGAGTTCCTCAAACACTTTGGTCTTTCAGACCTGTCAGAACTGCCCCGTGATTCCGAGCTTTTGCGTGAGTGGGGACAGCCACGCGCAATTGATGAATCACCGGTCGAAGAACCGCCCCCGGCGGACGACGGAGGGGAGATTCTGGAACTGAGCCTTACAAACGCACAAACGAACGGCCGGCCGGATATTCCGCCGGTTGAGGAAACTGATTCTGAGAAGGACATCGGCCATGATGTTGCATAG
- a CDS encoding segregation/condensation protein A, which produces MKLPRFDGPLDLLLFLVTKQEYDILDLPISEITDSYLGVIDSIGVENLEDAGEYLLMAATLISIKAKMLLPRPQIDGAKDEMDDPRHELAQRLLLYQKTKEESADLARREAEMAERFEMGRPAVPPAVEPEPEEYLMQMTLYDLTCAIEDIMKRKEEKRYHQVRLDKVTLDERIRWVLDLLANKERFGFVGCLQSEMERMIWVVTFLAVLEMTKRQRIRVEQNELFSEIYVSRAEVPELQAA; this is translated from the coding sequence GTGAAACTTCCGCGCTTCGATGGGCCGCTTGACCTGCTGCTGTTTCTGGTTACTAAGCAGGAATACGACATTCTGGACCTGCCGATTTCGGAAATCACCGACTCCTACCTCGGAGTGATTGATTCTATCGGCGTGGAGAATCTTGAAGACGCCGGCGAGTATCTGCTGATGGCGGCAACGCTGATCTCCATCAAGGCCAAGATGCTGCTGCCGAGGCCGCAGATCGATGGCGCCAAGGATGAGATGGATGATCCGCGACACGAGCTGGCTCAGCGTCTGTTGCTGTACCAAAAGACCAAGGAAGAATCCGCGGATCTGGCGCGGCGCGAAGCCGAGATGGCCGAACGCTTCGAGATGGGCAGGCCCGCAGTTCCGCCCGCCGTCGAACCGGAGCCGGAAGAGTACCTGATGCAGATGACGCTCTACGATTTGACGTGCGCCATCGAAGACATCATGAAACGAAAAGAAGAAAAGCGCTATCATCAGGTGCGGCTGGACAAGGTGACTCTGGATGAGCGCATCCGATGGGTCCTTGACCTGCTGGCGAATAAGGAGCGGTTCGGATTTGTAGGCTGTCTCCAGTCCGAGATGGAGCGCATGATCTGGGTTGTGACGTTTCTGGCCGTGTTGGAGATGACGAAGCGCCAGCGGATCCGTGTCGAGCAGAACGAGTTGTTTAGCGAAATTTATGTCAGCCGCGCGGAAGTGCCTGAACTTCAGGCGGCATAG
- the trpS gene encoding tryptophan--tRNA ligase — protein MTRKRRLLSGMRPTGRLHLGNYVGALENWVKLQEQFESFLFVADWHTLTTDYEHTRLIPENTFEMVTDWLAAGIDPAKSPIFVQSQVKQHAELHLILSMLMTTARLERNPTLKEQVRDLDLESKMTYGHLGYPVLQAADILMYKGEVVPVGEDQLPHIEMARELARRFNNVFAPEKPVFPEPEGLLTEFPRLPGLDGHRMSKSLGNTILLSDSPDDIKAKMKKAVTDPQKVRKGDPGRPDICLVFTYHTKFNPAEVPEIRAGCESGALGCVDCKMRAANRIIEHLAPIRERRLQLETQPEKVQQIMADGNARAQEVAAKTMDDVHDAMGFG, from the coding sequence ATGACGCGCAAACGGCGTTTACTTTCCGGCATGAGGCCCACTGGACGATTGCATCTTGGCAATTACGTCGGGGCTTTGGAAAACTGGGTTAAGCTGCAGGAGCAGTTTGAGAGCTTCCTGTTCGTGGCGGATTGGCATACACTGACTACCGATTACGAGCACACCCGGCTGATTCCCGAAAACACGTTCGAGATGGTGACGGACTGGCTCGCGGCAGGCATTGACCCCGCGAAGAGTCCGATTTTTGTGCAGTCGCAAGTGAAGCAGCATGCCGAACTTCATCTGATCTTGTCCATGCTGATGACGACAGCCCGTTTGGAACGCAATCCGACTCTGAAGGAGCAGGTACGCGATCTGGATCTGGAATCCAAAATGACTTATGGGCATCTTGGTTATCCGGTTCTACAGGCGGCGGACATCCTGATGTACAAGGGAGAAGTGGTTCCAGTCGGCGAAGATCAGCTTCCCCACATTGAGATGGCGCGCGAACTGGCGCGGCGCTTCAATAATGTGTTTGCCCCTGAGAAACCCGTTTTCCCGGAACCGGAAGGTTTACTGACCGAGTTTCCGCGTTTGCCGGGGTTGGATGGACATCGTATGTCGAAATCGCTGGGCAACACCATATTGCTCTCCGATTCTCCCGATGACATCAAGGCCAAGATGAAGAAGGCGGTGACCGACCCGCAAAAGGTTCGCAAGGGCGATCCCGGACGGCCGGACATCTGCCTGGTGTTTACCTATCATACGAAGTTCAATCCGGCGGAAGTGCCGGAGATCCGCGCGGGCTGCGAAAGCGGCGCGCTGGGCTGTGTCGATTGCAAGATGCGGGCGGCCAACCGGATTATCGAGCATCTGGCCCCGATCCGCGAGCGCAGACTGCAACTCGAAACGCAGCCGGAGAAGGTTCAGCAGATTATGGCGGACGGCAACGCCCGCGCACAAGAAGTCGCCGCGAAAACGATGGACGATGTACACGACGCTATGGGGTTTGGATGA
- a CDS encoding TonB-dependent receptor plug domain-containing protein translates to MIRLAAVICLICTVMALAQTGASIDVRVLDAGRPVSSATVLLWPFDRAAQTDEMGKATFDGLAAGQYRLEAAAEGYAARDTSFDLSPGQRLGMPIALQRLSVTLPEVVVETQRRMGDAHVFTRKDIQAGTARTLPEFLNRSAGLDVRSDGTAGGAQIVRIGGSNADQVLVLVDGQRMRSLGSGEADLSAIPLDWVQSVKVSRGGRPDEGGEAIGGILEITTRNAGERGELSVEGEAHPTYQTLNVLKSAKTGTLSSLLSYCRTQGPGDFRYTITEDDGNGPFTVNLGKSFRRINADVARDQLLLKLSATLDGDGLLEATGYLDRAVRGMPGYLAPQLTPLARQSTTQQSVNVRMEHSIGPVRMQARGAYGHDRRGFTDPDIYSLAPYSSESSSGWEGELRGNTQAKGASLSGGTLVSRESLYSSQISAGRAARTRWAGWTQIGHTLYTSSHRELALSGDGGARWEAYGHGQALLPKVSVTLDHPGALDAGATVSWGKSYRAPSFYSLFWLDDQAAQGNPDLKSELSSEWTGSAHVEPSIVHGLRLEAEASDQRVNDLIYWKRTFDGRWKPFNLNRAHVRTLDLDLKQSAWNDCVQLSAGVNWTEARDATNDRNTGGKYLTFRAPRSYRGTLTLKLHGAEFVANCRWLSARPVLETNSKWLRAYQVADLRFSYGFRLSRMCIEPTVGANNLFDENYRIVRFAPMPGREIYAAIRVSQL, encoded by the coding sequence GTGATTCGGCTGGCCGCGGTGATCTGCCTGATCTGCACGGTCATGGCCCTTGCTCAGACGGGAGCGTCCATCGACGTGCGGGTTCTGGATGCGGGCCGTCCTGTATCTTCCGCCACAGTGTTGCTTTGGCCTTTTGATCGTGCGGCTCAGACTGACGAGATGGGCAAAGCGACATTTGACGGATTGGCCGCCGGGCAATACCGCCTTGAAGCCGCAGCGGAAGGATATGCAGCACGGGATACGTCCTTTGATCTTTCCCCCGGGCAGCGGCTGGGCATGCCCATCGCCTTGCAGAGGCTGTCCGTGACCCTCCCGGAAGTGGTCGTGGAAACGCAGCGGCGTATGGGCGACGCACACGTCTTTACTCGCAAAGACATTCAGGCCGGCACCGCTCGCACTCTACCGGAGTTTCTGAACCGCTCCGCCGGACTCGATGTGCGCAGCGACGGCACCGCGGGCGGGGCGCAGATCGTGCGGATCGGCGGCTCAAATGCCGATCAGGTGCTGGTGCTGGTCGATGGTCAGCGCATGCGCAGTCTCGGCAGTGGTGAGGCGGATCTGTCGGCTATTCCATTGGATTGGGTCCAGTCGGTCAAGGTGTCGCGTGGCGGACGTCCGGATGAGGGAGGCGAAGCCATCGGCGGGATTCTGGAAATCACCACCCGTAACGCCGGCGAGCGCGGCGAACTCTCGGTGGAAGGTGAGGCGCATCCGACCTATCAGACACTTAATGTCCTGAAATCTGCAAAGACTGGAACTCTCTCCAGTCTTTTGTCGTATTGCAGGACTCAGGGTCCCGGTGATTTCCGGTACACCATTACGGAAGATGACGGCAACGGGCCGTTCACTGTGAACCTCGGCAAGTCTTTTCGAAGGATCAACGCCGATGTGGCCCGCGATCAGCTTCTGCTGAAACTGTCCGCCACGTTGGATGGCGATGGCCTGCTTGAAGCCACAGGTTACTTGGATCGTGCCGTTCGCGGCATGCCGGGTTACCTTGCGCCGCAATTGACTCCGCTGGCCCGGCAGAGCACGACTCAACAGTCGGTAAATGTGCGCATGGAGCATAGCATCGGCCCGGTTCGCATGCAAGCGCGCGGAGCCTATGGACACGATCGGCGCGGCTTCACGGATCCGGACATCTATAGCCTCGCGCCGTACAGTTCCGAATCCAGCTCCGGATGGGAAGGTGAACTGCGCGGCAACACGCAGGCCAAGGGTGCCTCACTTAGCGGGGGAACACTAGTGTCCCGTGAGTCGCTGTACAGCAGCCAGATTAGTGCGGGACGCGCCGCACGTACCCGCTGGGCGGGCTGGACACAGATCGGCCATACACTCTACACGTCGTCACACCGTGAGTTGGCGCTCTCCGGGGATGGCGGCGCCCGCTGGGAAGCGTACGGTCACGGCCAGGCGCTGCTTCCCAAGGTCAGCGTGACTCTCGACCATCCCGGTGCCCTTGATGCAGGAGCAACCGTGTCCTGGGGAAAATCCTATCGAGCGCCAAGCTTCTATTCTCTGTTTTGGCTCGATGACCAGGCGGCACAGGGGAACCCGGACCTGAAATCAGAGCTGTCATCGGAGTGGACGGGCAGCGCACACGTTGAGCCGTCCATCGTTCACGGGTTGCGGCTCGAGGCGGAAGCATCGGATCAGCGCGTCAATGACCTCATTTATTGGAAGCGTACATTCGATGGCCGCTGGAAGCCGTTCAACTTGAATCGTGCGCATGTGCGGACTCTCGATCTTGACCTCAAGCAATCCGCCTGGAACGACTGCGTGCAGTTGTCAGCCGGCGTGAACTGGACGGAAGCTCGCGACGCCACGAATGACCGCAACACGGGCGGCAAGTATCTGACCTTTCGCGCACCGCGCTCATACCGGGGAACGCTGACGCTCAAACTGCACGGTGCGGAATTTGTCGCAAACTGCCGTTGGCTGTCCGCCCGCCCTGTGCTGGAAACTAATTCCAAATGGCTTCGCGCGTATCAGGTCGCCGATCTGCGCTTCAGCTACGGTTTCCGTCTGAGCCGCATGTGCATTGAACCGACCGTTGGCGCCAACAACCTGTTTGATGAAAACTACCGCATTGTGCGCTTTGCCCCTATGCCCGGGCGGGAAATCTATGCGGCTATCCGTGTTTCCCAACTTTAG